A window of the Henckelia pumila isolate YLH828 chromosome 3, ASM3356847v2, whole genome shotgun sequence genome harbors these coding sequences:
- the LOC140891943 gene encoding protein NRT1/ PTR FAMILY 5.5-like isoform X1 encodes MATVARVVVLLWVDILASYAIYVMMAYLTNVWDFSFTKAAAIVNVFWGFVLVSPLFLTYIVDTILGNYWMVLISSVAYSVGLGLLAMSTPPVLANSMGNCKEYKPECIGHGQEILFYIAMPLIAFGMAGHMTSFNDFLGEQLGGEENNPVDDITFCKFSTSVVVISITTFVAVIGLPYIKPWSIRFGIPAICTLFATVLFFSGSRSYAYHRPQGSPMTAFFRVFVAAVLKRFHQSPRDPRDLYEFSGLRFYRAPHTKGLRCLDKAAIVVPTEPREEQENKIWRLCTVTEVEETKVLIRMIPVWMTFIICGVVSAIGFTFFVEQLEHLNPKVGRLKVPIVVLLWFFEQAQKQLAKLYVKFAERMDQKLGLGKLAPLIGISISMIIAILCCVTAAKVEKRRLGVVQRHGLIDKTDERIPMTMFWLLPQFVLLGLFTGIFHFSAVSFFLGQSLVLTRRYLPLFINGVFGAGILGSVLSVFVVGKVSERGGKMNWFQKSLNASRIDKYYWTLSWLMAIDFVVYLVVAVFYTYKELELEAQRPDPNFGGFARPFDDDLGSVL; translated from the exons ATGGCCACAGTTGCCAGAGTAGTAG TTCTCCTGTGGGTGGATATATTGGCTTCTTACGCGATATATGTAATGATGGCGTACTTAACCAACGTTTGGGATTTTAGCTTCACCAAAGCCGCGGCGATTGTGAATGTCTTTTGGGGTTTCGTTCTGGTGTCGCCATTGTTTTTGACATACATAGTTGACACCATATTGGGAAATTACTGGATGGTTCTCATCTCCAGCGTAGCTTACAGCGTG GGATTAGGACTTTTGGCCATGTCGACACCACCAGTGCTGGCAAATTCAATGGGGAACTGCAAAGAATACAAGCCTGAGTGCATCGGCCATGGCCAAGAAATACTGTTCTACATAGCAATGCCCTTGATTGCTTTCGGGATGGCTGGCCACATGACTTCTTTTAACGATTTTTTAGGCGAACAACTTGGAGGAGAAGAGAACAATCCTGTTGATGATATCACATTTTGTAAGTTCTCTACCAGTGTTGTAGTGATTAGTATCACCACCTTCGTCGCTGTCATTGGGCTCCCTTATATCAAGCCTTGGTCAATTCGATTCGGGATTCCTGCTATATGTACTCTGTTTGCCACTGTCTTGTTCTTCAGTGGTTCGCGTTCTTACGCTTATCATAGGCCACAAGGAAGCCCCATGACAGCGTTCTTTCGAGTGTTTGTTGCGGCAGTTTTGAAACGGTTTCATCAATCCCCGAGAGATCCTAGGGACCTGTATGAGTTCAGTGGTCTAAGATTTTACAGGGCTCCTCATACAAAAGGCTTAAG GTGCTTGGATAAGGCAGCTATTGTGGTGCCAACAGAACCTAGAGAAGAACAAGAAAACAAGATATGGAGACTTTGCACGGTGACAGAAGTTGAAGAAACAAAAGTCCTCATTCGAATGATTCCAGTGTGGATGACATTCATAATATGTGGTGTTGTTTCTGCCATTGGATTCACCTTCTTCGTCGAGCAACTTGAGCACCTCAATCCCAAAGTCGGCCGCCTCAAGGTTCCCATTGTAGTTCTCTTGTGGTTTTTCGAGCAAGCCCAGAAACAGTTAGCTAAACTCTACGTCAAATTCGCAGAACGCATGGATCAGAAATTAGGATTAGGAAAGCTTGCTCCTCTCATCGGAATTTCTATATCGATGATAATCGCGATTCTTTGCTGCGTAACAGCAGCCAAAGTGGAGAAGCGAAGGCTTGGAGTGGTACAAAGGCATGGTTTGATCGATAAAACGGACGAAAGGATCCCAATGACCATGTTCTGGCTGCTTCCACAGTTTGTTCTTCTTGGACTATTTACTGGGATCTTCCATTTCAGCGCGGTTTCCTTCTTCCTCGGTCAATCCCTGGTTTTAACTAGAAGATACTTGCCTTTATTCATCAATGGTGTGTTTGGTGCAGGGATTCTTGGTAGTGTTCTTTCGGTTTTCGTCGTGGGAAAAGTGAGTGAGAGGGGAGGGAAGATGAATTGGTTTCAAAAGAGTCTGAATGCGAGCAGAATAGACAAGTATTATTGGACCTTGTCTTGGTTGATGGCTATAGATTTTGTCGTATATTTAGTGGTCGCAGTGTTCTACACATACAAGGAATTGGAGCTGGAAGCACAACGCCCGGATCCAAATTTTGGTGGCTTTGCTAGGCCGTTTGACGAcgatttaggtagtgttttgtAA
- the LOC140891943 gene encoding protein NRT1/ PTR FAMILY 5.5-like isoform X2 has product MATVARVVVLLWVDILASYAIYVMMAYLTNVWDFSFTKAAAIVNVFWGFVLVSPLFLTYIVDTILGNYWMVLISSVAYSVGLGLLAMSTPPVLANSMGNCKEYKPECIGHGQEILFYIAMPLIAFGMAGHMTSFNDFLGEQLGGEENNPVDDITFCKFSTSVVVISITTFVAVIGLPYIKPWSIRFGIPAICTLFATVLFFSGSRSYAYHRPQGSPMTAFFRVFVAAVLKRFHQSPRDPRDLYEFSGLRFYRAPHTKGLRCLDKAAIVVPTEPREEQENKIWRLCTVTEVEETKVLIRMIPVWMTFIICGVVSAIGFTFFVEQLEHLNPKVGRLKVPIVVLLWFFEQAQKQLAKLYVKFAERMDQKLGLGKLAPLIGISISMIIAILCCVTAAKVEKRRLGVVQRHGLIDKTDERIPMTMFWLLPQFVLLGLFTGIFHFSAGFLVVFFRFSSWEK; this is encoded by the exons ATGGCCACAGTTGCCAGAGTAGTAG TTCTCCTGTGGGTGGATATATTGGCTTCTTACGCGATATATGTAATGATGGCGTACTTAACCAACGTTTGGGATTTTAGCTTCACCAAAGCCGCGGCGATTGTGAATGTCTTTTGGGGTTTCGTTCTGGTGTCGCCATTGTTTTTGACATACATAGTTGACACCATATTGGGAAATTACTGGATGGTTCTCATCTCCAGCGTAGCTTACAGCGTG GGATTAGGACTTTTGGCCATGTCGACACCACCAGTGCTGGCAAATTCAATGGGGAACTGCAAAGAATACAAGCCTGAGTGCATCGGCCATGGCCAAGAAATACTGTTCTACATAGCAATGCCCTTGATTGCTTTCGGGATGGCTGGCCACATGACTTCTTTTAACGATTTTTTAGGCGAACAACTTGGAGGAGAAGAGAACAATCCTGTTGATGATATCACATTTTGTAAGTTCTCTACCAGTGTTGTAGTGATTAGTATCACCACCTTCGTCGCTGTCATTGGGCTCCCTTATATCAAGCCTTGGTCAATTCGATTCGGGATTCCTGCTATATGTACTCTGTTTGCCACTGTCTTGTTCTTCAGTGGTTCGCGTTCTTACGCTTATCATAGGCCACAAGGAAGCCCCATGACAGCGTTCTTTCGAGTGTTTGTTGCGGCAGTTTTGAAACGGTTTCATCAATCCCCGAGAGATCCTAGGGACCTGTATGAGTTCAGTGGTCTAAGATTTTACAGGGCTCCTCATACAAAAGGCTTAAG GTGCTTGGATAAGGCAGCTATTGTGGTGCCAACAGAACCTAGAGAAGAACAAGAAAACAAGATATGGAGACTTTGCACGGTGACAGAAGTTGAAGAAACAAAAGTCCTCATTCGAATGATTCCAGTGTGGATGACATTCATAATATGTGGTGTTGTTTCTGCCATTGGATTCACCTTCTTCGTCGAGCAACTTGAGCACCTCAATCCCAAAGTCGGCCGCCTCAAGGTTCCCATTGTAGTTCTCTTGTGGTTTTTCGAGCAAGCCCAGAAACAGTTAGCTAAACTCTACGTCAAATTCGCAGAACGCATGGATCAGAAATTAGGATTAGGAAAGCTTGCTCCTCTCATCGGAATTTCTATATCGATGATAATCGCGATTCTTTGCTGCGTAACAGCAGCCAAAGTGGAGAAGCGAAGGCTTGGAGTGGTACAAAGGCATGGTTTGATCGATAAAACGGACGAAAGGATCCCAATGACCATGTTCTGGCTGCTTCCACAGTTTGTTCTTCTTGGACTATTTACTGGGATCTTCCATTTCAGCGCG GGATTCTTGGTAGTGTTCTTTCGGTTTTCGTCGTGGGAAAAGTGA